The Mycolicibacterium mageritense genome contains a region encoding:
- a CDS encoding helix-turn-helix transcriptional regulator, whose protein sequence is MRPSLLRPRDADAVRAELRHMATDTGLPMVFGGEVYDGTLLLSEFFGTRTGAMRGLAVRPSAGLGGASVVMRRPISVPDYRRSSTITHDYDEPVLSEGIRSILAVPVVVAGKARAVLYGAYRSSAPIGDRTATAMMASAQRLSEELRVRDEVDRRMRMREAALANFGDQPADTEQIRSVYADMRRLAAETPALAGPLRDLADRLAGALRGDAPASAPLTAREVDVLAQVALGCTNAEAAERLSLRPETVKSYLRSAAAKLGARNRHEAVSKARLLRQIP, encoded by the coding sequence ATGCGCCCCTCGCTGCTGCGGCCGCGTGACGCCGACGCGGTCCGCGCCGAATTACGGCACATGGCCACCGACACCGGCCTGCCCATGGTGTTCGGCGGTGAGGTGTACGACGGCACCCTTTTGCTGAGCGAATTCTTCGGCACCCGCACCGGGGCCATGCGAGGTCTCGCGGTCCGGCCCAGCGCCGGGCTGGGTGGTGCGAGCGTGGTGATGCGCCGCCCGATCTCGGTGCCCGACTACCGCCGTTCGTCGACCATCACGCACGACTACGACGAGCCCGTGCTGTCCGAGGGCATCCGGTCGATCCTCGCGGTGCCGGTCGTCGTCGCGGGCAAGGCCCGGGCCGTGCTGTACGGCGCGTACCGCAGCAGCGCCCCCATCGGCGACCGCACGGCCACCGCGATGATGGCCTCGGCCCAGCGGCTCAGCGAAGAACTACGCGTACGCGACGAGGTGGACCGCCGGATGCGGATGCGGGAAGCCGCACTGGCCAACTTCGGCGACCAGCCCGCCGACACCGAGCAGATCCGTTCGGTGTACGCCGATATGCGGCGCCTGGCGGCCGAAACCCCCGCGTTGGCAGGCCCGCTACGCGACCTCGCCGATCGACTGGCCGGCGCCCTGCGTGGCGACGCCCCAGCGAGCGCACCGCTCACCGCACGCGAGGTCGACGTGCTCGCCCAGGTGGCCCTCGGCTGCACCAATGCCGAAGCCGCCGAACGGCTTTCGCTGCGACCGGAGACCGTCAAGAGCTATCTGCGCAGTGCTGCAGCAAAACTCGGCGCCCGTAACCGGCATGAGGCCGTGTCCAAGGCCCGCCTGCTGCGCCAGATCCCCTGA
- a CDS encoding epoxide hydrolase family protein — MTSAEIRPFRIAIPDADLDDLKQRLARTRWPDAECVDDWTQGIPLAYTRELADYWANSYDWRAREAALNRFDHFTTEIDGLDIHFIHQRSTREDAFPLLITHGWPGSIVEFHKVIEPLTEAGFHVVCPSLPGYGFSGKPTTTGWGIQKIAQAWDTLMVRLGYDRYGAQGGDWGAAVTTQMGRNIGHCVAIHVNMPIAQPPAEGLGEMTEDLQQALARIDYYRKWDSGYMKQQSTRPQTVGYGLVDSPVGQLAWIVEKFWSWMDCDGNPENVVSKDEMLDNVMLYWLTASAASSARLYWESHDTWGGGEYVSLPTGVASFPLEILRAPRSWCEAGYNVTHFTKMPRGGHFAAFEQPELFVDDVRAFFDTVR; from the coding sequence ATGACCTCTGCAGAGATCCGCCCGTTCCGCATCGCAATCCCCGACGCCGATCTCGACGACCTCAAGCAGCGGCTGGCGCGCACCCGCTGGCCTGACGCCGAATGCGTCGACGACTGGACTCAGGGCATCCCACTGGCCTACACCCGCGAACTGGCCGACTACTGGGCCAACAGCTACGACTGGCGTGCCCGCGAAGCCGCACTCAACCGCTTCGACCACTTCACCACCGAGATCGACGGGCTGGACATCCATTTCATCCATCAGCGCTCGACGCGCGAGGACGCGTTCCCGCTGCTGATCACGCACGGCTGGCCGGGATCGATCGTCGAATTCCACAAGGTGATCGAACCGCTGACCGAGGCCGGGTTCCACGTGGTGTGCCCGTCACTGCCGGGTTACGGCTTCTCGGGCAAGCCCACCACAACCGGTTGGGGCATCCAGAAGATCGCGCAGGCGTGGGACACGTTGATGGTGCGATTGGGGTACGACCGCTACGGCGCGCAGGGCGGCGACTGGGGAGCGGCGGTGACGACGCAGATGGGCCGCAACATCGGGCATTGCGTCGCCATCCACGTCAACATGCCGATCGCACAGCCGCCCGCCGAGGGCCTCGGTGAGATGACCGAGGATCTGCAGCAGGCGCTGGCCCGCATCGACTACTACCGCAAGTGGGATTCGGGCTACATGAAGCAGCAGTCCACCCGGCCGCAGACCGTCGGCTACGGCCTGGTGGATTCGCCCGTCGGCCAGCTGGCGTGGATCGTCGAGAAGTTCTGGTCGTGGATGGACTGCGACGGCAACCCCGAAAACGTGGTCAGCAAAGACGAAATGCTCGACAACGTCATGCTGTACTGGCTCACCGCGTCGGCGGCATCGTCAGCCCGGCTGTACTGGGAAAGCCATGACACCTGGGGCGGCGGCGAATACGTCAGCCTGCCGACCGGCGTCGCGTCGTTCCCGCTGGAGATCCTGCGCGCGCCCCGCAGTTGGTGCGAGGCCGGCTACAACGTCACGCATTTCACCAAGATGCCGCGCGGCGGACACTTCGCGGCATTCGAGCAGCCCGAGCTGTTCGTCGACGACGTGCGGGCGTTCTTCGACACCGTGCGCTGA
- a CDS encoding AMP-binding protein, whose amino-acid sequence MVTDETNTARYRHARDQLVASISDYDKAVETFTWPELTGTFNWAIDWFDAIARDNDRTALWIVEEDGSERQISFADMSHRSDRVATWLRGLGVGKGDRVILMLGNQVELWEAMLAVAKLGAVIMPTTGALGTADLADRIGRGGAGFVIANAADTDKFADVPGDYTRIVVGAPVPGWHTYTDAYDVEPERFEAVTTVEDPLLIYFTSGTTSKPKLVEHSQVSYPVGHLTTMAWIGVKPGDVHLAISSPGWAKHAWSCFFAPWIAEATIFVYNYARFDAAALLAQLRRAGVNTFCAPPTVWRMLIQSDLGAKPEGLREILGAGEPLNPDVIAQVEKAWGLTIRDGFGQTETTLQVGNTPGQPVKPGSMGRPMPGVPVVLVDPITGELADEGEICLDLGKNPRNLMTGYLGDAQRNEAVMAGGYYHTGDVASRDNDGYITYIGRTDDVFKSSDYKVSPFELESVLIEHPAVVEAAVVPQPDDTRLAVPKAYVALADGWDANADTAKAVMEYARDHLAPYLKVRRLEFFELPKTISGKIRRVELRNREDAAHQAGEPISTEYRYEDLVE is encoded by the coding sequence ATGGTGACCGACGAAACCAACACGGCCCGCTACCGCCACGCTCGTGACCAGCTCGTGGCGAGTATCTCCGATTACGACAAGGCCGTCGAGACGTTCACGTGGCCCGAGCTGACCGGCACGTTCAACTGGGCGATCGACTGGTTCGACGCCATCGCGCGCGACAACGACCGCACCGCGCTGTGGATCGTCGAGGAGGACGGGTCCGAGCGCCAGATCAGCTTCGCCGACATGTCGCACCGCTCTGACCGTGTCGCGACCTGGCTGCGCGGGCTGGGTGTCGGCAAAGGCGATCGCGTCATTCTCATGCTCGGCAACCAGGTCGAACTGTGGGAGGCCATGCTCGCCGTCGCCAAACTCGGCGCGGTCATCATGCCGACCACCGGTGCACTGGGCACTGCGGATCTGGCCGACCGGATCGGTCGCGGCGGCGCGGGCTTCGTGATCGCCAACGCCGCGGACACCGACAAGTTCGCCGATGTGCCCGGGGACTACACCCGTATCGTCGTGGGTGCACCGGTGCCGGGCTGGCACACCTACACCGATGCCTACGACGTCGAGCCCGAACGGTTCGAAGCGGTCACGACGGTCGAGGATCCGCTGCTGATCTACTTCACGTCGGGCACCACCAGCAAGCCCAAGCTGGTCGAGCATTCGCAGGTCAGCTATCCCGTCGGGCACCTGACGACCATGGCGTGGATCGGCGTCAAGCCGGGCGACGTGCACCTGGCGATCAGCTCGCCCGGGTGGGCCAAGCACGCCTGGAGCTGTTTCTTCGCCCCGTGGATCGCCGAGGCCACGATCTTCGTCTACAACTACGCACGGTTCGACGCCGCGGCGCTGCTCGCGCAGTTGCGCCGGGCCGGCGTCAACACGTTCTGCGCGCCGCCGACCGTGTGGCGCATGTTGATCCAGTCGGATCTCGGCGCGAAGCCCGAGGGGCTGCGGGAAATCCTCGGCGCCGGCGAACCGCTCAACCCCGACGTCATCGCCCAGGTCGAAAAGGCCTGGGGGCTGACGATCCGCGACGGGTTCGGTCAGACCGAGACCACGCTGCAGGTCGGCAACACGCCCGGTCAGCCCGTCAAACCCGGGTCGATGGGCCGGCCCATGCCGGGTGTCCCGGTTGTGCTGGTCGACCCCATCACCGGTGAGCTCGCCGACGAGGGCGAGATCTGCCTGGACCTCGGCAAGAACCCGCGCAACCTCATGACCGGGTATCTCGGTGACGCGCAACGCAACGAGGCCGTCATGGCGGGCGGGTACTACCACACGGGTGACGTCGCGAGCCGCGATAACGACGGGTACATCACCTACATCGGGCGCACCGACGACGTGTTCAAATCCAGTGACTACAAGGTGTCGCCGTTCGAACTGGAAAGCGTGCTCATCGAGCATCCGGCGGTGGTCGAGGCCGCGGTGGTGCCGCAGCCCGACGACACCAGGCTCGCGGTGCCCAAGGCGTACGTGGCGCTGGCCGATGGCTGGGATGCCAACGCCGACACCGCGAAAGCCGTCATGGAGTACGCGCGCGATCACCTGGCGCCGTACCTCAAGGTGCGCAGACTCGAGTTCTTCGAGTTGCCCAAGACCATTTCCGGCAAGATCCGCCGCGTCGAGTTGCGCAACCGCGAAGACGCGGCTCATCAAGCCGGCGAACCCATTTCAACCGAATACCGATACGAGGATCTTGTGGAATGA
- a CDS encoding aldehyde dehydrogenase family protein — protein sequence MTFMTSVLSSELDPRTVEFTAAPRRMFVDGQRVDALSGRRFDTVDPATEQVITTVPHSGPEDVERAVAAARRAFEDGPWPAMTPAERQKVLWRIAEGITARADQFAQLESIDNGKSVAVAKAVDVTWAAEIFHYYAGWATKIEGRTIPVSVPWAPGATFHAFTLRGPVGVCAQIIPWNFPLVMAAFKVAPALACGNTVILKPAEQTPLTALLLAEVIAEAGVPAGVFNLLTGFGDIGAALSAHDGVDKVAFTGSTEVGRKIVNAASGNLKKVSLELGGKSPQVVFADADLEAAIPGVAAGFLFNHGQTCTAGTRLLVEDAIFDEFTAGVAEHAAGLRIGPGLDPANDIGPLVSREQLTKVTGYLDAGIAQGARALAGGGRHGDTGFYVQPTLLVDVDREFSVYQEEIFGPVAVAVPFNRDRGVREAANDTPYGLAASVWTRDVSTAHRVAAQIKAGTVWVNCHNAFDTALPFGGYKQSGWGRELGEGAVAEYTQTKAVNIAL from the coding sequence ATGACGTTCATGACATCCGTGCTCAGCTCAGAACTGGACCCACGCACCGTCGAATTCACCGCCGCGCCCCGGCGCATGTTCGTCGACGGCCAACGGGTCGACGCGTTGTCCGGCCGGCGGTTCGACACCGTCGACCCCGCCACCGAGCAGGTCATCACCACCGTCCCGCACAGCGGTCCCGAGGACGTCGAACGCGCGGTGGCCGCGGCCCGGCGCGCCTTCGAAGACGGCCCGTGGCCGGCCATGACCCCGGCCGAGCGGCAGAAGGTGCTGTGGCGCATCGCAGAGGGCATCACCGCGCGGGCCGACCAGTTCGCCCAGCTGGAGAGCATCGACAACGGCAAGTCCGTAGCGGTCGCCAAGGCCGTCGACGTCACGTGGGCCGCGGAGATCTTCCACTACTACGCCGGCTGGGCCACCAAGATCGAGGGCCGCACCATCCCGGTGTCGGTGCCGTGGGCTCCGGGTGCGACGTTCCACGCCTTCACGCTGCGCGGGCCCGTCGGCGTGTGCGCCCAGATCATCCCGTGGAACTTCCCGCTGGTCATGGCCGCGTTCAAAGTCGCACCGGCGCTGGCGTGCGGCAATACCGTGATCCTCAAACCCGCCGAGCAGACCCCGCTGACCGCGCTGCTGCTGGCCGAGGTGATCGCCGAGGCCGGTGTGCCCGCAGGCGTGTTCAACCTGCTGACCGGCTTCGGGGACATCGGCGCCGCGCTGTCCGCGCACGACGGCGTCGACAAGGTCGCCTTCACGGGATCCACCGAGGTGGGCCGCAAGATCGTCAACGCCGCATCGGGCAACCTCAAGAAAGTCTCGCTCGAGCTCGGCGGCAAGAGCCCGCAGGTGGTCTTCGCCGATGCGGATCTGGAGGCCGCGATCCCCGGGGTGGCCGCGGGATTCCTGTTCAACCACGGCCAGACCTGCACCGCGGGCACCCGGCTGCTGGTCGAGGACGCCATCTTCGACGAGTTCACCGCGGGCGTCGCCGAGCACGCCGCCGGCCTGCGGATCGGTCCGGGCCTGGATCCCGCCAACGACATCGGCCCGCTGGTGTCGCGCGAGCAGCTCACCAAGGTCACGGGCTATCTCGACGCCGGCATCGCACAGGGGGCCCGCGCGCTGGCCGGCGGCGGCAGGCACGGCGACACCGGTTTCTACGTGCAGCCCACGCTGCTGGTCGACGTGGACCGTGAGTTCAGCGTCTACCAGGAGGAGATCTTCGGGCCGGTCGCCGTGGCGGTGCCGTTCAACCGCGACCGCGGCGTCCGCGAGGCCGCCAACGACACGCCCTATGGGCTCGCGGCCAGCGTGTGGACCCGCGACGTGTCCACCGCGCACCGGGTGGCCGCGCAGATCAAGGCGGGCACGGTGTGGGTCAACTGCCACAACGCGTTCGACACCGCATTGCCGTTCGGCGGATACAAACAATCCGGCTGGGGCCGCGAACTGGGGGAGGGCGCAGTCGCCGAATACACCCAGACCAAGGCCGTCAATATTGCGCTCTGA
- a CDS encoding APC family permease — MRSSSPVSGLRRAQLSFAQVLGQSVSAVAPSAVMVTLPALVMPAAGGATLGVFVVTALLMTAVGYCAAQFSTRMVAVSGLYSYTVKGLGPIPGIAAGWSVVIGYAGAAMASTLGAASYLTVLLSRLGVPDTQATVAVLAVLVGAVALLLMVRGVRLSARTSLTVEVFAIAAAAAVLVIAFTGSVTGGHDPPKTTVPESHSALGFALLLAITSYVGFESASTVAREAQRPFVTVTRAIRWTPLALGVLYTFAAAMQSTGSIRAGIGSVPIVLTLPESAGTASVALSIVMEMGITASWFACVIGSTTALSRTLFAMGREGVVSGRVGRAHRVFRTPHVALCLAMPLVVAVPVGYLFIAGSSREVLVGLLAVSAHGYIGAYLLVCLATPAFLRRIGELTWTPLVVGLATAAMMIAIIGWAALTVESPVWIATAVYAGLLATGFGVFAIRHRTVPDLAERVGVFDETVAGDVFADYNPWEVRR; from the coding sequence ATGAGGAGCAGCTCGCCGGTCTCGGGGCTCCGGCGCGCGCAGCTCTCGTTCGCCCAGGTTCTGGGTCAGTCCGTGTCGGCAGTCGCGCCGTCGGCGGTCATGGTGACGTTGCCCGCACTGGTAATGCCCGCGGCGGGCGGCGCGACGCTCGGCGTGTTCGTGGTGACAGCGCTGCTGATGACCGCCGTCGGCTACTGCGCGGCACAGTTCTCCACGCGCATGGTCGCGGTCAGCGGGCTGTACAGCTACACCGTGAAGGGGCTCGGGCCGATTCCCGGCATCGCGGCCGGGTGGTCGGTCGTGATCGGCTACGCGGGCGCCGCGATGGCCAGCACCCTCGGCGCCGCAAGCTATCTCACGGTCCTGCTGAGCCGGTTGGGTGTACCTGACACCCAGGCGACGGTCGCGGTGCTGGCGGTACTGGTGGGCGCGGTGGCACTGCTGCTCATGGTGCGCGGCGTCCGGCTCTCGGCCAGAACCTCACTGACTGTCGAGGTGTTCGCGATCGCGGCGGCCGCGGCCGTCCTGGTGATCGCATTCACCGGATCGGTGACAGGGGGCCACGATCCGCCGAAAACGACTGTTCCCGAATCACACTCGGCACTCGGCTTCGCACTTCTGCTGGCCATCACGTCCTACGTCGGGTTCGAGAGCGCGTCCACCGTGGCCCGGGAGGCCCAGCGGCCCTTCGTCACCGTCACACGCGCCATCCGCTGGACACCGCTGGCGCTCGGGGTGCTCTATACATTCGCCGCGGCCATGCAGTCCACGGGAAGCATCCGGGCCGGCATCGGTTCGGTGCCCATCGTGCTGACCCTGCCCGAGTCGGCCGGCACGGCGTCGGTCGCGTTGTCGATCGTGATGGAAATGGGCATCACCGCTTCATGGTTCGCGTGCGTGATCGGCTCGACCACCGCACTTTCGCGCACGCTGTTCGCGATGGGCCGCGAGGGCGTGGTCTCGGGGCGGGTCGGCCGCGCCCATCGGGTCTTCCGCACACCACATGTGGCGCTGTGCCTCGCGATGCCGCTCGTCGTCGCGGTGCCGGTGGGTTACCTGTTCATCGCGGGCTCGAGCCGTGAAGTGCTCGTCGGGCTGCTGGCGGTGTCCGCACACGGATACATCGGGGCGTATCTGCTGGTGTGTCTGGCCACCCCGGCGTTCCTGCGGCGCATCGGCGAACTCACCTGGACACCGTTGGTGGTCGGGCTGGCCACGGCTGCGATGATGATCGCGATCATCGGGTGGGCCGCGCTGACCGTCGAATCACCCGTGTGGATCGCCACCGCCGTCTACGCTGGGCTCTTGGCAACGGGCTTCGGGGTTTTCGCCATTCGGCACCGTACCGTCCCCGACCTCGCCGAGCGGGTCGGCGTCTTCGACGAAACCGTCGCGGGCGACGTGTTCGCCGACTACAACCCGTGGGAGGTGCGTCGATGA
- a CDS encoding AMP-binding protein produces the protein MKSYDAGPTDAAVLEETIGARFEQIVAAGPGAEALVEVATGRRWTYAELNAEIDALARGLMALGVAKGDRVGIWAPNCAEWVMTQFATAKIGAILVNINPAYRTHELAYVLKQSGVRTLISATAFKSSDNVTMVAEVRADCPELRDIIFLGTLDWDRLHTEQVSADRLRERGAELSNTDPINIQYTSGTTGFPKGATLSHRNILNNGYFVTELINLTADDRLCIPVPFYHCFGMVMGTLGAVTHGATIVIPAPGFDPGATLTAIQAERCTGVYGVPTMFIAMLGHPDFAQFDLSSLRTGIMAGSVCPIEVMKRVVADMHMAEVAICYGMTETSPVSCQTLHDDDLDRRTATIGRAHPHVEIKIVDPDTGETVERGLPGEFCTRGYSVMLGYWDDDAKTHEVIDDDGWMHTGDLAVMREDGYCTIVGRIKDMVIRGGENVYPREIEEFLYTHPDIDDAQVIGVPDERYGEEICAWIRMKPGRAPLDAAAVREFATGKLAHYKIPRYIHIVDDFPMTVTGKIRKVDMRAESIRVLGLD, from the coding sequence ATGAAGTCATACGACGCAGGCCCCACGGATGCGGCCGTCTTGGAGGAGACCATCGGGGCGCGCTTCGAGCAAATCGTGGCCGCGGGCCCGGGCGCCGAGGCGCTGGTGGAGGTGGCGACGGGCCGGCGCTGGACCTACGCCGAGCTCAACGCCGAGATCGACGCATTGGCACGGGGTCTCATGGCCCTCGGCGTGGCCAAGGGGGATCGGGTCGGCATCTGGGCGCCCAACTGTGCCGAATGGGTGATGACGCAGTTCGCGACGGCCAAGATCGGCGCGATCCTGGTCAACATCAACCCGGCCTACCGCACCCACGAATTGGCGTACGTGCTCAAGCAATCCGGTGTGCGCACGTTGATCTCGGCGACCGCGTTCAAGTCCTCCGACAACGTGACCATGGTGGCCGAGGTGCGGGCAGACTGCCCGGAGCTGCGGGACATCATCTTCCTGGGCACGCTGGACTGGGACCGCCTGCACACCGAGCAGGTCTCCGCCGACCGGTTGCGGGAGCGGGGTGCCGAGCTGTCCAACACCGATCCCATCAACATCCAATATACCTCGGGGACAACGGGTTTCCCGAAGGGCGCCACGCTGAGCCACCGCAACATCCTCAACAACGGCTACTTCGTCACCGAGTTGATCAACCTGACCGCGGATGACCGGCTGTGCATTCCCGTGCCGTTCTACCACTGCTTCGGCATGGTCATGGGCACCCTCGGCGCCGTCACGCACGGCGCGACCATCGTGATTCCCGCACCTGGCTTCGACCCCGGTGCGACCCTGACCGCGATCCAGGCCGAACGCTGCACGGGCGTGTACGGGGTGCCGACCATGTTCATCGCGATGCTGGGCCACCCCGACTTCGCGCAGTTCGACCTGTCGTCGCTGCGGACCGGCATCATGGCCGGATCGGTATGCCCGATCGAGGTCATGAAGCGTGTGGTGGCCGACATGCACATGGCCGAGGTCGCGATCTGCTACGGCATGACCGAGACGTCCCCGGTGTCGTGCCAGACGTTGCACGACGACGACCTCGACCGGCGTACCGCCACGATCGGCCGGGCCCACCCGCACGTGGAGATCAAGATTGTCGACCCGGACACGGGCGAGACCGTCGAACGGGGCCTGCCGGGCGAGTTCTGCACGCGCGGCTACTCGGTGATGCTGGGCTATTGGGACGACGACGCCAAAACGCACGAGGTGATCGACGATGACGGCTGGATGCACACCGGAGACCTGGCCGTCATGCGCGAGGACGGATACTGCACGATCGTCGGCCGCATCAAGGACATGGTGATCCGCGGCGGCGAGAACGTCTATCCCCGGGAGATCGAGGAGTTCCTCTACACCCACCCCGACATCGACGATGCGCAGGTCATCGGTGTGCCCGACGAGCGCTACGGCGAAGAGATCTGCGCGTGGATCCGGATGAAACCCGGCCGTGCGCCGCTCGACGCCGCTGCGGTGCGTGAGTTCGCGACCGGCAAACTGGCGCACTACAAGATCCCGCGCTACATCCACATCGTCGACGACTTCCCGATGACCGTCACGGGCAAGATCCGCAAGGTCGACATGCGCGCCGAGAGCATTCGGGTGCTGGGCCTGGATTAG
- a CDS encoding IclR family transcriptional regulator, giving the protein MSPADGALSGRQPKAVQSALQVLEAVALAGVGVTAKEIAERLAMPSATTYRLLNLLVADGYIVRLPDLSGFSLGPRMGVLIDAAVSPTVCTAARETLAELRLSVRFGVHLFYFTNTSVRLADSDDEYPPPAEESVLNHHLHACAVGKLLLAEKRDADALLTYPLGALTDRTVTSRSALAAELETVRSSDTASQTGELREESACVAVPVRSPAGALVAAVAMSGRVDQDQLLARQLPVLRDCATRLGPLLA; this is encoded by the coding sequence ATGAGTCCCGCCGACGGCGCGCTGTCCGGCCGCCAGCCCAAGGCCGTCCAGAGCGCCCTGCAGGTGCTCGAAGCGGTCGCGCTGGCCGGCGTCGGCGTCACCGCGAAAGAGATCGCCGAACGGCTCGCGATGCCGTCGGCCACCACCTATCGACTGCTGAACCTTCTTGTCGCCGACGGCTATATCGTTCGGCTGCCCGACCTTTCGGGTTTCTCACTCGGGCCGCGCATGGGCGTGCTGATCGACGCCGCGGTATCGCCGACGGTGTGCACCGCGGCCCGGGAGACGTTGGCCGAGCTGCGACTGTCGGTGCGGTTCGGCGTGCACCTGTTCTACTTCACCAACACCTCGGTGCGGCTGGCCGACTCCGACGACGAATATCCGCCGCCTGCAGAGGAATCCGTGCTCAACCATCACCTCCATGCGTGTGCCGTGGGCAAGCTGCTGCTGGCCGAGAAACGCGACGCCGACGCGCTGCTGACCTATCCGCTGGGTGCGCTGACCGACCGCACCGTGACGTCCCGATCGGCGCTGGCCGCCGAGCTCGAGACGGTCCGCAGCAGCGACACCGCAAGCCAGACCGGCGAACTGCGTGAGGAATCGGCGTGTGTGGCCGTGCCGGTCCGCTCACCGGCCGGTGCGCTGGTCGCGGCCGTCGCGATGTCCGGGCGGGTCGATCAGGACCAGCTACTGGCGCGGCAACTCCCCGTATTGCGGGACTGTGCAACGCGATTGGGCCCGCTGCTGGCGTGA